One segment of Cetobacterium sp. NK01 DNA contains the following:
- the radC gene encoding RadC family protein, whose translation MEKNQMQGHRKRLREKYLKVGYKGLEDYEILELLLTYSIKLKDCKGIAKNLLSKFKSIDKVINAELNDLKEIEGVGAETALYLKVIGETMSNHYFKNVKNADLTTLKGKNDLVNYLKDDVGTLKSEEFKVIYLSSDNKIVCDEILFKGTIDRSVVYPRKIMERAIDNRAKGIIFAHNHPSGNLTPSKKDIELTLEMQELLEKVDIKLLDHIIVSDESYFSFYENGLIEYY comes from the coding sequence TTGGAAAAAAACCAAATGCAAGGACACCGAAAGAGATTACGAGAGAAGTATTTAAAAGTTGGATATAAGGGTTTAGAGGATTATGAAATTTTAGAGCTACTGTTAACTTATTCAATAAAATTAAAAGATTGTAAAGGTATTGCAAAGAATTTATTGTCAAAGTTTAAAAGCATAGATAAAGTGATAAATGCTGAGTTAAATGATTTAAAAGAAATTGAAGGTGTTGGTGCAGAGACAGCTTTATATTTAAAAGTAATTGGTGAGACTATGTCTAATCACTATTTTAAAAATGTGAAAAATGCTGATTTAACAACTTTAAAAGGCAAAAATGATTTGGTAAATTATTTGAAAGACGATGTAGGTACTTTGAAAAGTGAAGAGTTTAAAGTGATTTACCTAAGTAGTGATAATAAGATTGTATGTGATGAGATTTTATTTAAGGGAACAATTGATAGAAGTGTAGTTTATCCCAGAAAGATAATGGAAAGAGCAATTGATAATAGAGCTAAAGGAATAATATTTGCTCATAACCATCCAAGTGGAAATTTAACTCCATCTAAAAAAGATATTGAATTAACATTAGAAATGCAAGAGTTACTAGAAAAGGTAGATATAAAATTATTAGACCATATTATTGTTAGTGATGAGTCTTATTTTAGTTTTTATGAAAATGGACTAATTGAATATTATTAA
- a CDS encoding DUF2273 domain-containing protein, with amino-acid sequence MMLEKIIESFILNFKKYLYAILGLISGILLVEYGVLKTIFILCLTCVGFKLGDRDFQEKLKKQILNRLKD; translated from the coding sequence ATGATGTTAGAAAAAATTATTGAAAGTTTTATTCTTAACTTTAAAAAATATCTTTATGCTATTCTAGGATTAATATCAGGAATTCTTTTAGTTGAGTATGGAGTATTGAAAACCATTTTTATACTATGCTTGACATGTGTAGGATTTAAATTAGGAGATAGAGATTTTCAAGAAAAATTAAAAAAACAAATATTAAATAGATTAAAAGATTAG
- a CDS encoding YifB family Mg chelatase-like AAA ATPase: protein MLVKVLSSSYLGIEPYLVEVEVDVTNGLPIFNIVGLGDATISESRDRIRSGIKNMGYLLEPRRIVVNLTPANIKKRGSHFDLPIAIGIMVGMKFLSDYRGVLKEYIMMGELSLTGEVRRAEGIISGVLLAKSKGFKGVIIPEENLEEASIIKDIQIVPVKNIRDVVKFIEEGIIRSKRILNDNKIVLKDTLDMWDVKGQIRAKRALEIVAAGGHNIIMIGSPGSGKSMLAKRLITILPPMSEKEIIETTKIYSIAGELSERVPIVTNRPFRDPHHTSTTSSIIGGGRLPKPGEISLANNGVLFLDEFTEFDRVVIESLREPLEEKRISITRSLGKMEFPAKLIFIAACNPCFCGNGFDEELCTCTPYDLRRYMKKLSGPIIDRIDLYVEIYRLNDKEILDEERGDSSEKIKIRVIKAREIQNHRFNNEKLNRDMTNEDVEKYCSLNNECENVMRTAIRTLNLSMRTYHKILKVARTIADLDNKIEIEKSHILEAINFRKN, encoded by the coding sequence ATGTTAGTAAAGGTATTAAGCTCAAGTTATTTAGGAATCGAACCGTATTTAGTAGAAGTAGAAGTGGATGTAACTAATGGATTACCTATATTTAATATAGTTGGATTAGGTGATGCAACTATATCAGAAAGTAGAGATCGTATTAGGTCAGGTATAAAAAATATGGGGTATCTATTAGAGCCACGAAGAATTGTGGTAAATTTGACACCAGCTAACATAAAGAAAAGAGGGTCACACTTTGATTTACCTATTGCTATAGGAATAATGGTTGGAATGAAGTTTTTATCAGATTATAGAGGAGTGTTAAAAGAGTATATAATGATGGGAGAGTTATCGTTAACAGGAGAAGTTCGAAGAGCGGAGGGTATTATAAGCGGTGTTTTGTTAGCTAAAAGTAAAGGATTTAAAGGTGTTATAATTCCAGAAGAAAATTTAGAAGAGGCCTCAATAATAAAAGATATACAAATAGTTCCAGTTAAAAATATTAGAGATGTTGTTAAGTTTATAGAAGAGGGAATTATAAGAAGCAAAAGAATATTAAATGATAACAAAATAGTATTGAAAGATACTTTAGATATGTGGGATGTAAAAGGACAAATAAGGGCAAAGAGAGCTCTTGAAATAGTTGCAGCAGGAGGTCATAACATAATTATGATAGGATCTCCAGGAAGTGGAAAATCTATGTTAGCAAAAAGATTGATTACAATATTACCACCTATGTCAGAAAAAGAGATTATAGAGACAACAAAAATTTATAGTATAGCAGGGGAATTAAGTGAAAGAGTTCCGATAGTAACCAATCGTCCTTTTAGAGATCCACACCATACTTCAACAACAAGCTCTATTATTGGAGGAGGAAGATTACCTAAACCAGGAGAAATAAGTCTTGCTAATAATGGTGTTCTTTTTTTAGATGAATTTACGGAGTTTGATAGAGTGGTTATTGAAAGTTTAAGAGAACCATTAGAGGAGAAAAGAATATCAATAACAAGAAGTTTGGGAAAAATGGAATTTCCTGCAAAATTAATATTTATTGCAGCGTGTAATCCATGTTTTTGTGGAAATGGATTTGATGAAGAGTTGTGTACATGTACTCCATATGATTTAAGACGATATATGAAAAAATTGTCAGGTCCAATTATAGATAGAATAGATTTATATGTTGAGATTTATAGATTAAATGATAAAGAGATTTTGGATGAAGAACGAGGAGACTCTTCTGAAAAAATAAAAATAAGAGTTATAAAAGCTCGGGAAATACAAAATCACAGATTTAATAATGAAAAATTAAATAGAGATATGACTAATGAGGACGTTGAAAAATATTGTAGTTTAAATAATGAATGCGAAAATGTTATGAGAACAGCCATTAGAACACTTAATCTTTCTATGAGAACATATCATAAAATTTTGAAAGTAGCTAGAACTATAGCCGATTTAGATAATAAAATAGAGATAGAAAAATCTCATATTTTAGAGGCGATAAATTTTAGAAAAAATTGA
- a CDS encoding acetyl-CoA carboxylase biotin carboxyl carrier protein, which produces MKKEEFQIEDLINVLSECGLTEISYEENENLKIKIKKSPQRKVVLPKETTQVTKEINKKEDNLKTVVSTGIGKYFYKDIVKIGDKIKVGQDLGYIYVMGLKTPLKSTVSGEVLEITVEDGGVVDYGKILLKVKATAR; this is translated from the coding sequence ATGAAGAAGGAAGAGTTTCAAATTGAAGATTTGATCAATGTATTAAGTGAGTGCGGACTTACTGAAATTAGTTATGAGGAAAATGAAAATTTAAAAATAAAAATAAAAAAATCTCCACAAAGAAAAGTAGTTTTACCTAAAGAAACTACTCAGGTCACAAAAGAAATAAATAAAAAAGAGGATAATTTAAAAACTGTTGTTTCGACTGGAATTGGGAAATATTTCTATAAAGATATAGTAAAAATTGGAGATAAGATCAAAGTAGGTCAAGATCTAGGGTATATTTATGTAATGGGTTTAAAAACACCTTTAAAATCTACTGTTAGTGGTGAGGTGTTAGAGATAACTGTAGAAGACGGTGGAGTTGTCGACTATGGTAAGATATTATTAAAAGTAAAGGCCACAGCAAGATAA
- the accC gene encoding acetyl-CoA carboxylase biotin carboxylase subunit — protein sequence MFKKILIANRGEIAVRIIRAARELGIKTVAVYSEADKDSLHVRLADEAVCIGGPLSTESYLKIPNILAAAEITGANAIHPGYGFLSENARFARICQTHNITFIGPSPEAIDRMGDKATARKTAIENEVPLTNGTGIIRSIEEARKEVEERIGYPVMIKATAGGGGKGMRLARTPEELESKIIAAQTEAESAFGNPDVYIEKFVENPRHVEVQIMGDKHGNVIHLGERDCSIQRRHQKLIEEAPSYKLPSKVRKAMGEAAVKLAKSINYDSAGTLEFLVDKDDNFYFMEMNTRVQVEHTVTEMVTGIDIIKLQIKVAEGERINISQEDVVLFGHAIECRINAEDTTAGFLPSPGKLETYIVPGGPGVRVDSHSYQGYEISPYYDSMIGKLIVHGITREEAIEKMKRALSEFIIEGIDTTIPFHLEVLDNKVYRAGKVTTKFIEENFEKN from the coding sequence ATGTTTAAAAAGATATTGATTGCTAATAGGGGTGAAATCGCTGTTAGAATAATAAGAGCTGCAAGAGAATTGGGAATAAAAACAGTAGCTGTTTACTCAGAAGCAGATAAAGATAGTTTACATGTAAGATTAGCGGATGAAGCAGTTTGTATAGGAGGGCCTTTAAGCACAGAATCGTACTTAAAAATACCAAATATATTGGCAGCAGCAGAGATAACAGGAGCTAATGCTATTCATCCAGGATATGGATTTTTATCAGAAAATGCAAGATTTGCAAGAATATGCCAGACACATAATATTACATTCATAGGACCAAGTCCAGAAGCAATAGATAGAATGGGAGATAAAGCTACTGCAAGAAAAACTGCCATTGAAAATGAGGTACCATTAACAAATGGAACTGGAATTATTAGAAGTATAGAAGAAGCTAGAAAAGAGGTTGAAGAGAGAATTGGATACCCTGTAATGATAAAAGCTACTGCCGGTGGTGGTGGAAAAGGAATGAGATTAGCTAGAACTCCAGAAGAGCTAGAGAGTAAAATTATTGCAGCTCAAACAGAAGCAGAGTCAGCTTTTGGAAATCCAGATGTATATATTGAAAAATTTGTTGAAAACCCAAGACACGTTGAAGTTCAAATAATGGGAGATAAGCATGGGAATGTTATTCATTTAGGAGAAAGAGATTGTTCAATTCAGAGAAGACATCAAAAATTAATAGAAGAAGCACCATCATATAAGTTACCTTCAAAAGTTAGAAAAGCTATGGGGGAAGCAGCTGTAAAATTAGCAAAATCTATAAATTATGATTCAGCTGGAACATTGGAGTTTTTAGTTGATAAAGATGATAACTTCTATTTTATGGAAATGAATACAAGAGTTCAAGTTGAACATACAGTGACTGAAATGGTAACAGGAATAGATATAATTAAATTACAAATAAAAGTTGCAGAAGGAGAGAGAATAAATATTTCTCAAGAGGATGTTGTTTTATTTGGACATGCTATTGAATGTAGAATAAATGCAGAAGATACAACAGCAGGATTTTTACCATCACCAGGAAAATTAGAAACATATATAGTTCCTGGAGGTCCAGGAGTGAGAGTAGATTCACATTCTTATCAAGGGTATGAAATTTCACCTTATTATGATTCAATGATAGGTAAACTTATTGTTCATGGAATTACTAGAGAAGAAGCTATAGAAAAGATGAAAAGAGCTTTAAGTGAGTTTATTATAGAAGGGATTGATACAACAATACCGTTTCATTTAGAAGTTTTAGATAATAAAGTATACAGAGCGGGAAAAGTTACAACAAAGTTTATTGAAGAAAATTTTGAAAAAAATTAA
- the amaP gene encoding alkaline shock response membrane anchor protein AmaP, with protein sequence MIKKLIFFFAWLGIIVISVIGIGYITMPQYFSTIDTSSLIFKAVVFNICLIYICISILKLLSNFSKEKDYVIKNEHGSVHISTDTVKNLIKEILSKDSDIKGLKIDCGSRGSKYFVKLNLDMVSNNNLSNKTVDIQNLIKNNLEQKLDLKVDYIEVKISKLSIRKDSIE encoded by the coding sequence TTGATAAAAAAATTAATATTTTTCTTCGCATGGTTAGGAATAATTGTCATATCTGTAATAGGAATAGGTTATATAACAATGCCACAGTATTTTTCAACAATAGATACAAGCTCACTTATATTTAAAGCAGTAGTTTTCAATATATGTTTGATATATATATGTATATCAATATTAAAATTATTATCTAATTTTTCCAAAGAAAAAGATTATGTTATAAAAAATGAACACGGATCAGTACATATTTCTACTGATACTGTAAAAAATTTGATTAAAGAAATTTTATCAAAAGATAGTGATATAAAAGGTTTAAAGATTGATTGCGGAAGTAGAGGAAGTAAATATTTTGTTAAGTTAAATTTAGATATGGTATCTAATAATAATTTATCAAATAAAACTGTGGATATACAAAATTTAATAAAAAATAATTTAGAGCAGAAGTTAGATTTAAAAGTTGATTATATAGAAGTGAAAATTTCTAAACTATCAATAAGAAAGGATTCAATAGAATAG
- the nusB gene encoding transcription antitermination factor NusB encodes MSRRVAREELFKIVFESELTEVKIDETLASYMLRDETNLNTNEKEFIEKYSNGLALNDERVIETLKNNITGWSLERIGNVEKALLKIATYEILFEDVPAEIVVNEVVELAKKYGDEKSHEFINGVLAKVVIEKNR; translated from the coding sequence ATGAGTAGAAGAGTAGCAAGAGAAGAGTTATTTAAAATAGTTTTTGAATCGGAGTTAACTGAAGTGAAAATAGATGAAACTTTAGCAAGTTATATGTTAAGAGATGAAACTAATTTGAATACAAATGAAAAGGAGTTCATTGAAAAATATTCAAATGGACTAGCTTTAAATGATGAAAGAGTTATTGAAACATTAAAAAATAATATTACAGGTTGGAGTTTAGAGAGAATCGGAAATGTGGAAAAAGCTTTATTAAAGATAGCAACATATGAGATTTTATTTGAAGATGTACCAGCTGAAATTGTTGTTAATGAAGTTGTAGAATTAGCCAAAAAATATGGTGATGAAAAGTCACATGAGTTTATTAATGGTGTTTTAGCAAAAGTAGTAATTGAAAAAAATAGATAA
- the cobT gene encoding nicotinate-nucleotide--dimethylbenzimidazole phosphoribosyltransferase — MDRIKKIQNDIIGVDTEAIKECKKILDSRMKPEKSLGVLEDLAMKVAGITGQPLNELKAGCHFIASSDNGVIEEGVSSCPIEYTRIVSEAMLSSFAAIGILCKSLGIPLNLIDIGIKGDIPRNYENLYVKKIAYGTKNFSKEPAMSLDEVIKAILVGVEIIKEKKEYDFFSNGEMGIANTTTSSAILYALTKEDIEKVVGCGAGLSDEGLRRKKDVIKDACLKYDLFNKEPIEVLRCVGGLDIACMVGLYLGAALERKPMLIDGFISAVAALVATRIEPKVKNYLIGTHMSEEPGMKVVMTALDLKTFLHMEMRLGEGTGAVLAYPILKAAVEIPKIMKTKDEVYEIFQ; from the coding sequence TTGGACAGAATAAAAAAGATTCAAAATGATATAATTGGTGTTGATACAGAAGCTATAAAAGAGTGTAAAAAAATATTAGATTCTAGAATGAAACCTGAGAAAAGTTTAGGTGTTTTAGAAGATTTAGCAATGAAAGTAGCGGGAATAACAGGCCAACCCCTAAATGAATTAAAAGCTGGATGCCATTTTATAGCATCATCTGATAATGGAGTTATAGAAGAAGGAGTATCATCTTGTCCAATAGAATATACAAGAATAGTCTCAGAAGCAATGTTAAGCTCTTTTGCAGCTATTGGAATTTTATGTAAAAGTTTAGGAATACCTCTAAATTTGATAGATATTGGAATAAAAGGAGATATTCCAAGAAACTATGAAAACTTATACGTAAAAAAAATAGCTTATGGAACTAAAAATTTTAGTAAGGAACCTGCTATGAGTTTAGATGAGGTAATAAAAGCAATCTTAGTTGGAGTAGAAATAATAAAAGAAAAAAAAGAGTATGATTTCTTCTCTAATGGAGAGATGGGAATAGCTAATACAACAACAAGTTCAGCTATATTATACGCTTTAACAAAAGAGGATATAGAAAAAGTTGTAGGTTGTGGTGCAGGACTTTCAGATGAGGGATTAAGACGAAAAAAAGATGTGATAAAAGATGCTTGTCTGAAATATGATTTATTTAATAAAGAACCAATAGAAGTTTTAAGATGCGTTGGTGGACTTGATATAGCATGTATGGTTGGACTTTACTTAGGTGCAGCATTAGAGAGAAAGCCTATGCTAATAGATGGTTTTATATCAGCAGTAGCAGCATTAGTTGCAACTAGAATAGAACCAAAGGTAAAAAATTACCTAATAGGAACTCATATGAGTGAAGAACCAGGAATGAAAGTCGTTATGACAGCACTAGATTTAAAAACATTTTTACATATGGAGATGCGTTTAGGAGAAGGAACTGGAGCAGTTTTGGCGTATCCTATTTTGAAAGCAGCAGTAGAAATTCCTAAAATAATGAAAACAAAAGATGAGGTTTATGAAATATTTCAATAA
- the cobU gene encoding bifunctional adenosylcobinamide kinase/adenosylcobinamide-phosphate guanylyltransferase, producing MGKIIYVTGGARSGKSSFAEKKVFQLNKEKIYVATAISFDEEMKERVRLHKIQRGENWITIEAYRNLYKILEEYKDLNGVVLLDCLTNLVTNIMIMDRDINWDKITQDIVKEIEEEIGNEVQKLIDFIKNSSLDMVVVSNEVGMGLVPPYALGRYFRDIGGRINQLVAKECHEAYLIVSGLELKLK from the coding sequence TTGGGGAAAATAATTTATGTAACTGGTGGAGCAAGAAGTGGGAAAAGTTCATTTGCTGAAAAAAAAGTTTTTCAATTGAATAAGGAAAAGATTTATGTAGCTACAGCGATATCTTTTGATGAAGAGATGAAGGAAAGAGTAAGACTACACAAAATTCAAAGAGGAGAAAATTGGATAACAATAGAGGCGTATAGAAATCTTTATAAAATTTTAGAAGAATATAAAGATTTAAATGGAGTTGTATTATTAGATTGTTTAACAAATTTAGTCACAAATATTATGATTATGGATAGAGATATCAACTGGGATAAAATAACTCAAGATATTGTTAAAGAGATTGAGGAAGAGATTGGGAATGAAGTTCAAAAATTAATAGATTTTATAAAAAATAGTTCATTAGATATGGTTGTAGTTTCTAATGAAGTTGGAATGGGATTAGTTCCTCCGTATGCTTTAGGAAGATATTTTAGAGATATAGGCGGTAGAATAAATCAATTGGTTGCAAAAGAATGCCATGAAGCGTATTTAATAGTTTCTGGATTAGAGTTAAAATTAAAATAG
- a CDS encoding histidine phosphatase family protein, whose amino-acid sequence MGKIILVRHGESKLNIEGVYYGILDPELTEKGKEQAEKTREILKNINYEKIYASDLRRAIDTAEIVNYKKLEILIDQELRELNFGIFEGHSYKELLDKYPEELKKSQSNWENYNYITGESVLELQKRAINFIEKKVDLDGTTVLVTHWGVINTILSHYFSNGLESYWKFSVENGGVVIIEFSEGYPILKGLNIGG is encoded by the coding sequence ATGGGGAAAATTATTTTAGTTAGGCATGGTGAATCAAAATTAAATATTGAAGGGGTTTACTATGGAATTTTAGATCCAGAATTAACAGAAAAAGGAAAAGAGCAGGCAGAAAAAACTAGGGAAATTTTAAAAAATATAAATTATGAAAAGATATATGCAAGCGATTTAAGAAGAGCAATAGACACAGCAGAGATTGTAAATTATAAAAAATTAGAAATCTTAATTGATCAAGAATTACGTGAACTAAATTTTGGAATATTTGAAGGACATAGTTATAAAGAACTTTTGGACAAATATCCAGAGGAGTTAAAAAAGAGTCAAAGTAATTGGGAAAATTATAATTATATAACTGGCGAAAGTGTTTTAGAGCTTCAAAAAAGAGCTATTAATTTTATAGAGAAGAAAGTTGATTTAGATGGAACAACAGTTTTAGTTACTCACTGGGGAGTAATTAATACTATTTTAAGTCATTACTTTTCTAATGGATTAGAATCTTATTGGAAGTTTAGTGTAGAAAATGGTGGTGTAGTTATAATTGAATTTTCTGAAGGATATCCCATATTAAAGGGATTAAATATAGGGGGCTAA
- a CDS encoding Asp23/Gls24 family envelope stress response protein — MNELGNIKIADDVVKTISAKAAQDVSGVYKLAGGVADEVSKMLGKKRLTNGVKVEVGEKECSVEIYIIVEYGYQISEVAQNVQKNVLTAVSTMTGLKVVEVNVFVQDVKILTEEYDEKHEDIEIV, encoded by the coding sequence ATGAACGAATTAGGAAATATAAAAATAGCAGACGATGTTGTAAAAACAATATCAGCAAAAGCAGCACAAGATGTTTCTGGAGTTTATAAATTAGCAGGTGGAGTAGCAGATGAAGTTAGCAAAATGCTAGGAAAAAAGAGACTTACAAATGGTGTAAAGGTTGAAGTAGGGGAAAAAGAGTGTAGTGTAGAGATTTATATAATCGTAGAATATGGATATCAAATTTCTGAAGTTGCTCAAAATGTCCAAAAGAATGTTTTAACAGCTGTAAGCACAATGACTGGATTAAAAGTTGTAGAAGTAAATGTATTTGTTCAAGATGTAAAAATTTTAACAGAAGAATATGACGAAAAGCATGAAGATATAGAGATTGTATAA
- the cobS gene encoding adenosylcobinamide-GDP ribazoletransferase, with protein MKGLALLFKFMTRLPFPGGKTFDSKALGKGMKWFPIVGLVIGIINLAVAMVLETFIPSPILMAIILVTLDVIVTGGLHLDGLADTFDGIFSYRSKQKMLEIMKDSRVGTNGVLVLILYFIFKVAFLVETSELFGINQGVIMLIVPILARINSVVNCAFEPYARATGMGKTFVDNTDKMGLLISYVTVTAILYGIAQYFMLPFISLFIVLNILIICGFLFGKLMTKKIGGITGDTLGALLELSSVLSLVLLYVTL; from the coding sequence ATGAAAGGTTTAGCTTTACTTTTTAAATTTATGACAAGATTACCATTTCCAGGAGGAAAAACTTTTGATTCGAAAGCTTTAGGAAAAGGAATGAAATGGTTTCCAATAGTAGGATTAGTGATAGGTATTATAAACTTAGCTGTGGCAATGGTTTTAGAAACATTTATTCCATCGCCTATTTTAATGGCAATAATCTTAGTTACTCTTGATGTTATAGTAACTGGTGGATTACATTTAGATGGTCTAGCGGATACTTTTGATGGAATATTTAGTTATAGAAGTAAACAAAAAATGTTAGAGATTATGAAAGACTCTAGAGTTGGAACAAATGGTGTTTTGGTTTTAATACTTTACTTTATATTTAAAGTTGCTTTCTTAGTAGAAACATCGGAATTATTTGGAATAAATCAAGGTGTAATAATGCTTATTGTACCTATATTAGCTAGAATAAATAGTGTAGTCAACTGTGCTTTTGAGCCTTATGCAAGAGCCACTGGAATGGGTAAAACTTTTGTTGATAACACTGATAAGATGGGATTATTAATATCTTATGTCACTGTTACAGCTATATTATATGGAATAGCTCAGTATTTTATGTTACCTTTTATAAGTTTATTTATTGTTTTAAATATACTAATTATTTGTGGGTTTTTATTTGGAAAGTTAATGACAAAAAAAATAGGTGGTATAACTGGAGATACTTTAGGAGCATTGTTAGAGCTATCTTCAGTACTTTCATTAGTTTTACTGTATGTAACTTTATAG
- a CDS encoding ferritin-like domain-containing protein, with product MAKVKCTVCGEVFEEALGACPLCKVGLDKCVAYDETAGRVWATEHKVGEGLACGDEEIIEGLRANFNGECMEVGMYLAMARVADREGYPEVAEAYTRIAFEEAGHAARFAELLGEVVTDSTEENLKRRVEAEYGATSGKFDIAKRAKQLGFDAIHDTVHEMAKDEARHGRAFLGLLERHFQK from the coding sequence ATGGCAAAAGTAAAATGTACAGTATGTGGAGAAGTATTTGAAGAGGCTTTAGGAGCTTGCCCTTTATGTAAGGTAGGATTAGATAAATGTGTTGCTTATGATGAAACAGCAGGAAGAGTTTGGGCAACTGAGCACAAAGTAGGAGAAGGATTAGCTTGCGGAGATGAAGAGATCATCGAAGGATTAAGAGCAAACTTCAACGGAGAGTGTATGGAAGTTGGAATGTACTTAGCAATGGCTAGAGTAGCAGATAGAGAAGGATATCCAGAAGTAGCAGAAGCTTATACAAGAATAGCTTTTGAAGAAGCTGGTCACGCTGCAAGATTTGCAGAGTTATTAGGAGAAGTTGTAACTGATTCTACAGAAGAGAACTTAAAGAGAAGAGTAGAAGCTGAGTACGGAGCAACTTCAGGAAAATTTGATATTGCTAAGAGAGCTAAACAATTAGGATTCGATGCAATTCACGATACAGTTCATGAAATGGCTAAAGATGAAGCTAGACACGGAAGAGCTTTCTTAGGATTATTAGAGAGACATTTCCAAAAATAA